In the Arthrobacter zhaoxinii genome, one interval contains:
- a CDS encoding DUF6176 family protein — protein sequence MTSPTYPSLPFVPSAPDFPAWPMPASVPAGMRMELSRARLLDSRESLFDDWMAMLHSRYDECLATLGRELMALEATFLNQEADGSWWMYHFQLMGDASPGLVPDNPLDQAHLEYGKKTKHPGWEELQPRFFLCPPEVRAAVEGAAGSGGATGVGGAGGAGGAGASGGGADGAGGATPGGNAGGAGATTGGAGGAAPAG from the coding sequence ATGACCTCACCCACATATCCGTCTCTCCCGTTCGTGCCGTCCGCTCCGGATTTCCCCGCCTGGCCCATGCCCGCGTCGGTGCCTGCGGGCATGCGGATGGAGCTGAGCAGGGCACGGCTGCTGGATTCCCGTGAGTCCTTGTTCGACGACTGGATGGCGATGCTGCACTCGCGCTATGACGAATGCCTGGCAACTCTGGGCCGCGAACTGATGGCGCTGGAAGCCACCTTCCTGAACCAGGAAGCGGACGGATCCTGGTGGATGTACCACTTCCAGCTGATGGGGGATGCCAGTCCCGGGCTCGTTCCCGACAACCCGCTGGACCAGGCACATTTGGAGTACGGAAAGAAAACCAAGCATCCGGGGTGGGAGGAGCTGCAGCCGCGGTTTTTCCTTTGCCCGCCAGAGGTGCGTGCCGCCGTCGAGGGCGCTGCCGGTTCCGGGGGTGCGACTGGTGTCGGGGGCGCTGGTGGGGCGGGTGGCGCCGGTGCTTCCGGGGGTGGTGCCGATGGCGCGGGTGGTGCCACTCCCGGGGGTAACGCTGGTGGCGCGGGTGCTACCACGGGTGGCGCGGGTGGGGCCGCTCCCGCGGGCTAG